A DNA window from Trypanosoma brucei brucei TREU927 chromosome 10, whole genome shotgun sequence contains the following coding sequences:
- a CDS encoding glycosyl transferase, translated as MFSYDDLVWTISFPTFCFLAIWFSITVSLVVRAESGRKKWKQAREHIAEIESRGDKATGAQHRNSKAVLRRVVVVVGGDFARSPRMQYHALSLAKCGMFQEVVLVGFDMGNRLSEELKLREKKKNIDGSYDDSSVEKFECVVETAYLIPPITPPLWFRILFPHPKLHWLASTFYRACACAVVFTWVLVRASMMFVNSRGQLMLVDLILMQSPPAVPFVPVVKYIVQPCAFVANAVTYYCIILTGSWLSTALKEITEGIKLQRQRQLPVEKNPTKKGPTNSNSCPKFVLSPALVVDWHNFGYTVLRSDGRPAVAVWLYRLLECNLCFGDRNITVSKAMRRALLDVSKQSKVANRVDDVWVMYDCAPSFFGLVPRSRFVQEVIRPVMSAHSQDGEEVIGCSLPPDWVLQSTAATDSRGIFIVASTSWTPDDDYTMVVEALKQVDEKLQECSQGKDSKPTASKSVWLLVTGKGVARKRFEMAVAEAHLSSLVVVTTMYMQSYKHYAMALGAADVGLCMHNSSSGLDLPMKAVDMLGSGLPVVALRYKSLHELLDDKRGWFFSNAEELGQVMWKQLILTNGPLLEKRRQVAQNEPGTWDENWGEVLMPLLANLL; from the coding sequence ATGTTTAGCTACGATGATCTTGTGTGGACAATATCATTTCctacgttttgttttcttgctaTTTGGTTTTCTATAACCGTGTCATTGGTGGTACGGGCTGAGTCGGGTCGCAAGAAATGGAAACAAGCGCGTGAACATATCGCAGAGATAGAGAGCCGAGGTGATAAGGCCACGGGTGCACAACACCGGAATAGCAAGGCTGTGTTGCGCCGCGTGGTAGTTGTTGTTGGCGGTGACTTCGCCAGATCACCTCGGATGCAGTACCATGCCTTAAGTTTGGCGAAATGTGGCATGTTTCAGGAGGTAGTGTTGGTTGGCTTCGACATGGGGAATCGTCTAAGTGAAGAACTCAAgttgagggagaaaaagaaaaatatagaCGGCTCCTATGACGATTCTAGCGTAGAAAAGTTCGAATGTGTCGTCGAAACGGCATATCTGATTCCTCCGATAACTCCACCCTTGTGGTTTCGTATCTTGTTCCCACATCCAAAGTTGCACTGGTTGGCATCTACATTTTACCGTGCATGCGCTTGTGCTGTGGTGTTCACTTGGGTCCTCGTCCGCGCGTCAATGATGTTTGTAAATAGTCGTGGGCAGTTGATGTTAGTGGATCTTATTCTTATGCAATCGCCCCCTGCAGTGCCCTTCGTGCCGGTGGTGAAGTACATTGTACAACCATGTGCGTTTGTTGCCAACGCCGTAACTTATTACTGTATCATTTTAACAGGCTCGTGGTTAAGCACCGCCCTCAAGGAGATCACTGAGGGTATAAAATTGCAACGTCAGCGGCAGCTACCTGTGGAGAAGAATCCTACGAAGAAGGGCCCCACAAATTCCAACTCCTGCCCGAAATTCGTCCTGTCCCCGGCTCTCGTGGTGGACTGGCATAACTTCGGTTACACAGTTCTGCGAAGTGATGGGCGCCCGGCAGTAGCGGTGTGGTTGTATCGCTTACTTGAATGTAATTTGTGCTTCGGTGATCGCAACATTACAGTTAGCAAAGCAATGCGTAGGGCTTTGTTAGATGTCAGCAAGCAGTCAAAGGTGGCGAATCGTGTTGATGACGTCTGGGTTATGTACGACTGtgctccatctttttttggtCTCGTGCCAAGAAGTCGTTTCGTGCAGGAGGTGATTCGCCCCGTCATGAGTGCACATTCCCAAGATGGTGAGGAAGTGATAGGGTGTTCACTGCCGCCAGATTGGGTGTTACAATCTACAGCTGCGACTGACAGTCGTGGCATCTTCATAGTCGCTTCCACAAGTTGGACACCAGACGATGACTATACGATGGTGGTGGAGGCTTTAAAACAGGTCGATGAAAAACTTCAGGAGTGCTCTCAGGGTAAGGATAGCAAACCAACTGCGTCGAAGTCCGTATGGCTCCTTGTGACAGGAAAGGGTGTAGCTCGCAAGCGGTTTGAAATGGCTGTCGCTGAAGCTCACTTGTCTTCACTCGTGGTAGTCACAACGATGTACATGCAGTCGTATAAGCATTATGCTATGGCGCTTGGTGCAGCAGATGTGGGACTATGTATGCACAACTCATCGAGTGGTCTGGACCTGCCAATGAAAGCAGTGGACATGCTGGGCTCCGGTCTTCCTGTTGTAGCCCTACGTTACAAATCACTTCATGAACTACTAGATGACAAACGAGGTTGGTTTTTCAGCAATGCTGAAGAGCTAGGGCAAGTTatgtggaagcagttgatCCTGACCAATGGACCCTTactggaaaaaagaaggcaggTGGCACAAAACGAGCCCGGAACGTGGGATGAGAACTGGGGAGAGGTGCTGATGCCCTTGTTAGCGAACTTACTCTGA
- a CDS encoding actin related protein 2/3 complex, putative (ARP2/3 complex subunit 1 (curated by B. Wickstead, Univ. of Oxford)) — MCFSEQWRSLALFPCGLYRCLMLLTNLSIPAPPVVPVFFLRIGPVTPQGLPAFPSVEEGSSNRNRRGGGVTRASPRDCSVCAPSMRPQKEKNTVLGAPVVAFSFNRDFSEAIFSPNNHQLVIVRCDDISDCSTWGVEATLEQHDQSVSATAWHGTTGKILSCAHDRMAYVWYRDSKEKWKPQMVLLDVGVKRGLTCCAWNFSGSKIYVGSADANIAVGRFECSEQWWICRLLTGHTSTVTALAPHPSDDALLASGGADGNLLLVSTYMKKLDTTKSRPFGYVYFEKKFSAWVHAVTWTPSGQRLAVSTHDSRVSVLDVVYSEIVEGGKEAVTLHTINMTILPLRALAFIDEDQLVGGGFDYYPVIFALEEERGWRMTGKWVVAHAKEIVTTQQLARAKFEGDARVGRVNMFEEERSRHKNTINFVCCLTALNPRPGAAEKLSDTERPLFATAGLDGRVEVWARKDVTKL, encoded by the coding sequence ATGTGCTTCTCAGAGCAGTGGCGAAGTTTAGCACTATTCCCCTGTGGTTTGTACCGTTGTCTTATGCTTTTGACCAACTTATCGATACCAGCACCCCCTGTTgttcccgttttttttttacgtatCGGTCCTGTAACTCCTCAGGGCTTACCCGCCTTTCCCTCCGTAGAAGAGGGTAGCAGTAATAGGAACAgaagaggaggtggtgtaaCCCGAGCTTCACCGAGAGATTGCTCGGTGTGCGCACCGTCGATGAGacctcaaaaagaaaaaaacaccgtTTTGGGGGCTCCGGTCGTTGCTTTCTCCTTCAACCGTGACTTTTCGGAGgctattttttccccaaaCAACCACCAACTTGTTATTGTGCGGTGCGATGACATCAGCGACTGCTCAACTTGGGGAGTTGAAGCTACCCTGGAACAGCACGATCAATCAGTGTCCGCTACCGCATGGCACGGGACTACAGGCAAAATTCTTTCGTGTGCGCACGATCGTATGGCGTACGTGTGGTACCGTGATAGTAAGGAGAAGTGGAAGCCGCAGATGGTGTTGCTTGACGTTGGCGTGAAACGTGGGTTGACTTGCTGTGCGTGGAATTTCTCAGGGTCCAAGATATACGTAGGGTCTGCGGACGCCAACATCGCCGTTGGACGCTTTGAGTGTAGTGAACAGTGGTGGATATGTCGTTTGTTGACCGGCCACACAAGTACTGTCACCGCGCTAGCCCCGCATCCTTCAGACGATGCCCTTCTTGCATCAGGTGGTGCAGACGGTAACCTACTACTCGTTTCAACATATATGAAGAAACTTGATACAACCAAAAGCAGGCCGTTTGGTTATGTTTACTTTGAGAAGAAATTCAGTGCGTGGGTGCACGCCGTAACATGGACGCCCTCGGGTCAGCGTCTCGCAGTGTCTACACACGATAGCCGCGTATCAGTCCTCGATGTCGTTTATTCCGAAATAgtggagggaggaaaggaggcAGTAACACTACACACAATAAATATGACGATACTGCCACTGAGGGCGCTTGCGTTTATTGACGAGGATCAACTAGTTGGTGGTGGATTTGATTATTACCCTGTAATTTTCGCACTCGAGGAAGAACGGGGGTGGAGGATGACAGGGAAGTGGGTTGTGGCTCATGCAAAGGAGATAGTAACGACCCAACAGTTAGCCCGTGCGAAGTTTGAGGGGGACGCGCGCGTCGGTAGAGTAAACATGTTTGAGGAGGAGCGTAGCCGTCACAAAAATACTATTAATTTTGTATGTTGTTTGACTGCTCTGAATCCCCGACCTGGTGCTGCTGAGAAGCTGTCGGATACGGAACGTCCGCTCTTTGCCACAGCAGGTCTGGACGGGCGTGTGGAGGTGTGGGCAAGAAAAGACGTCACGAAGCTTTAG
- a CDS encoding periodic tryptophan protein 2, putative, giving the protein METNFQLASVHGMLYTGGNVAFSPDGRQLYSPVNNYISSIKLQQEGHHSLPCSNSNIQCFDISSDGDLIVAIGRRGVGFFYSLSAAVVLDTISFPPDCEVSCVKFSPCGRYVALALDTTLQVYTAPAQRIVSYHGCHRVENLHNALTLPIMCIEWTPDSEHILLSGQDARMKICPRQCRVQQKGMALQHNALVGHRAAVCGAWFVDSACNRVVSVSVDNVVMTWKQTRTTRQEVMRAIASAKLNARVGAQSEEDEYTHAEDDEGAAIPKSFLEKQRLEQLKIEGVRVSVADDTFLPDILRYAFEVDKKHMLTHKGNVSVTAFHRPRGLLAIGYNSGIFAIHSLGGSGEAEFPLVHLLSISAQSLTAAAFNASGDFIAFGSAHLKQILVWDWKSEAYVLKEQSHYYDINRTAITADASSIISGGDDGKVKVWRASTGQCYVTFTEHTAPVTGIATSAATNAFFTCSRDGTARGYDLVRYRHFRVYSAPEQAQLSCVAVDPSGEVLAVGSGQTDRIYLFAVQTGKLIDQLQGHEAPIACVAFHPSGTALVSGSLDHNLAVWDLFAHGDGGDRLKGTVEVTNVGSEVLSLSFSNSGRYLAVLTMKQEVTVYETLVPTEPIVIKTFQTSFDAAGGWCKSVGPRSANYNARFTTIAFSPEGEKIVAGGDSKWIVLYHAKQGYMLKKWPITTNLDVQGAEEQYQWRQMTEAGHIDDIDVDDTDIHLRRGKLLEMPGSKHRHFATGKRQTALSARTMSVAFASTGTEFVAATSVGLLVFSTHVARPRFQPLQLTANITTQQVRDQLARGESVMALIGALNLGDRMLGIECMRRMPQSAIPVAVSSVPSVLFSLLLKWVSSEVEESRGLERALLWAQSILLHSSECAGSFSCDRSLIIPPLKVLQRSLQRHRALGDLARENYFSLQYIIDMTKMQRDVLKPAAEVTE; this is encoded by the coding sequence atggagaCAAACTTTCAGCTGGCCTCCGTTCACGGCATGCTATACACAGGTGGCAACGTTGCTTTTTCCCCTGATGGCCGCCAGTTGTACTCGCCGGTCAACAACTATATCTCCAGCATCAAGCTGCAACAAGAGGGACATCACTCACTTCcttgcagcaacagcaacattcaATGCTTTGACATATCGTCTGACGGTGATCTTATAGTGGCCATAGGCCGACGTGGTGTTGGTTTTTTCTATTCTTTATCTGCGGCGGTTGTGTTGGATACCATTTCGTTTCCGCCGGATTGTGAGGTTTCCTGTGTCAAGTTCAGCCCATGCGGGAGATATGTAGCTCTTGCTCTTGACACCACCCTCCAGGTGTACACAGCCCCTGCTCAGCGCATTGTTTCTTACCACGGCTGCCACCGTGTGGAGAACCTTCACAACGCGCTCACACTTCCGATCATGTGCATTGAGTGGACTCCTGATAGTGAGCATATCCTACTCAGCGGACAGGACGCACGAATGAAAATTTGTCCTCGACAGTGCCGCGTccaacaaaaaggaatggCTCTTCAACACAATGCTTTGGTGGGTCATCGTGCTGCAGTCTGTGGTGCATGGTTTGTTGATAGTGCCTGCAATCGTGTAGTGAGTGTGTCGGTCGACAATGTGGTCATGACGTGGAAACAAACACGAACGACGAGGCAAGAAGTTATGAGAGCTATCGCCTCTGCAAAGCTAAACGCCCGCGTTGGAGCACAaagtgaggaagatgaaTATACCCATGCGGAAGATGATGAGGGTGCGGCCATTCCGAAATCCTTCCTTGAAAAGCAGCGGCTGGAGCAACTGAAGATTGAGGGTGTGCGTGTCTCTGTCGCTGATGATACGTTTCTTCCAGATATTCTTCGATACGCATTCGAGGTAGACAAAAAACATATGCTGACGCACAAGGGGAATGTATCCGTCACCGCTTTCCACCGACCCCGTGGGCTTCTAGCCATTGGATACAATTCTGGTATCTTCGCCATCCACTCCCTGGGGGGTAGCGGTGAAGCAGAGTTTCCCCTTGTTCATTTACTGTCCATATCAGCGCAGTCTCTTACGGCTGCAGCATTCAATGCGAGTGGCGATTTTATCGCTTTTGGAAGTGCACACCTCAAACAAATTCTCGTCTGGGATTGGAAGTCTGAGGCATATGTCCTGAAGGAGCAGTCGCACTACTATGATATTAACCGTACTGCAATCACTGCTGACGCTAGCAGTATAATTTCGGGTGGTGACGATGGAAAGGTAAAGGTTTGGAGAGCGTCCACGGGCCAGTGTTACGTGACCTTCACTGAGCACACGGCCCCTGTCACAGGTATCGCGACAAGTGCTGCAACAAATGCATTCTTCACTTGTAGCCGAGATGGCACGGCTAGAGGTTACGATCTTGTACGGTATCGCCACTTTCGTGTCTATTCGGCACCTGAACAAGCGCAACTCTCCTGTGTTGCGGTTGATCCGTCAGGAGAGGTGCTAGCTGTGGGGAGCGGACAGACAGATCGCATTTACCTATTCGCTGTGCAAACGGGAAAACTCATCGATCAGCTTCAGGGACACGAGGCGCCCATTGCCTGCGTTGCATTCCACCCATCCGGTACGGCCCTTGTCTCCGGCTCACTTGACCACAATCTTGCTGTTTGGGACCTCTTCGCGCATGGGGACGGAGGGGACAGGTTGAAGGGCACTGTGGAGGTGACCAACGTTGGCTCTGAGGTCCTCAGCTTATCGTTCAGCAACAGTGGCCGTTATCTAGCGGTGCTGACAATGAAGCAGGAAGTTACTGTCTACGAGACATTGGTGCCCACGGAGCCAATAGTGATTAAAACGTTTCAAACTAGTTTTGACGCAGCTGGGGGATGGTGTAAGTCAGTTGGGCCGCGCAGTGCCAATTATAACGCACGGTTTACGACTATCGCCTTTTCGCCGGAGGGTGAAAAAATTGTTGCCGGTGGAGACTCTAAGTGGATCGTTCTATACCACGCGAAGCAGGGTTATATGCTGAAGAAGTGGCCGATTACGACTAACCTCGACGTGCAAGGAGCGGAGGAACAATATCAGTGGCGTCAAATGACGGAAGCGGGACACATCGACGATATTGATGTGGATGACACCGACATTCACCTCCGACGTGGCAAACTATTGGAGATGCCGGGGAGCAAGCATCGGCACTTCGCTACAGGCAAGCGTCAAACAGCTCTATCGGCCCGTACGATGTCCGTCGCTTTCGCTTCAACTGGTACGGAATTTGTGGCAGCAACAAGTGTTgggttgttggtgttttctaCCCACGTTGCGAGACCGAGGTTTCAGCCCCTTCAGTTGACTGCAAACATTACAACGCAGCAGGTGCGCGATCAGTTGGCTCGCGGTGAGTCTGTGATGGCGCTCATAGGCGCGCTGAATCTTGGAGATAGAATGCTTGGAATCGAGTGCATGCGAAGGATGCCACAAAGTGCTATCCCTGTGGCCGTTTCTTCTGTTCcctctgttttattttcgttgttaCTGAAGTGGGTGAGCAgtgaggtggaggaaagtCGTGGACTTGAACGCGCTCTGTTGTGGGCACAGTCCATCCTGCTGCATTCAAGCGAGTGTGCGGGAAGCTTTTCTTGCGACCGTAGTCTAATCATACCTCCACTAAAGGTGCTTCAGCGCAGCCTGCAGAGGCATAGAGCACTGGGAGATTTAGCGAGGGAAAACTACTTTTCACTACAGTACATTATTGACATGACAAAGATGCAAAGAGACGTTCTTAAACCTGCCGCGGAAGTTACTGAATGA
- a CDS encoding cyclophilin type peptidyl-prolyl cis-trans isomerase, putative (similar to Peptidyl-prolyl cis-trans isomerase ppi1 (EC 5.2.1.8) (Cyclophilinppi1). (Swiss-Prot:P87051) (Schizosaccharomyces pombe)), whose protein sequence is MQAHRSSNENSEDEEEDFLPTIPVLLVNTSEADSAEPTRAGEESVRGKRPRSLGPSDLNDEPIDTSDDVQEGVSKCKKQQSTMDMLSAEGYPCSFLYERSYRHGSPVQDIATLADDNGALIVTVDAVGVVRAWRKLPRGVFFTGEYRKFFPKSVESEEVTNAGLHFVLPDPVNSCILFVCVTPHAADDTGNISVNVEVSRVNGPLMALEGRFSLQFNAARRCHPSATQPWKESFTPRPFLFHHDYQPYIAFFAKRDDDTNGVVFIPCGVEKSSRLCGSDFTKEGQPIPTVALSCANLIVCCQQHLPSGLIVLVDEEGIVDYARIVEHLNDEGRTILSLRVVGGFPSRSAADPLKVRQWITFERRQKTGFFALVREVTCAAKTGKVIIPLSVDFSPTGNYFTVSSASLRRGAVCVLLHLFEFASGVCLCSSETSEVPCPQLGELCTLQEAKSNLRGFVFNAVIKDSFNSSPRGVWIFVPEITVVPEPSRECVGGRRIATFRAAPSAKEAGALKSSFYIEKLPCSIGESEVDVRGDSMPMGIINSFSQMACGEFRCFAAPLKLLRLCVPASQALKNLVAQSPVGCALSKEDIKRLFEAASCATPSAGFTEEHNSYADDPTICTTSLGGNALLLYTKYEISLTDFVMQSAVGIPNTDKNTEDDTGNERQRALLLSTLRAKRDFDCDDLLQLQSSLQVLAPRDEEERTTSEVEHSKASENSCGFDGEVEERRVQSIISAASTRVVSWTDICVGATISVRTFGTITVRLMPQFAPKAVTNFSTLSRRGFYNTLTFHRVVPGFMIQGGCPHGDGTGGLSSFGEPFEDEGVDAMDFFSYPRVQWLCMANRGPNTNESQFFITLGEATPWLNGKHTVFGFVTAGKSVVLSVSQVERNGDDKPVMPVVIDQVAVSEEGLSLE, encoded by the coding sequence ATGCAGGCACATCGGTCGAGCAATGAAAACAGCGAAGACGAGGAGGAAGATTTCCTCCCGACTATTCCTGTGCTGCTTGTGAACACCTCCGAAGCTGATAGCGCTGAACCTACGCGTGCTGGAGAAGAGAGTGTGCGTGGGAAACGACCTCGTTCACTGGGGCCCAGCGATCTAAATGATGAACCTATTGATACCAGCGATGATGTACAAGAAGGGGTGAGCAAATGCAAGAAGCAGCAAAGCACCATGGATATGCTGAGCGCGGAGGGATACCCTTGCTCCTTCTTGTATGAACGAAGCTACCGGCATGGAAGTCCTGTGCAGGACATTGCCACATTAGCAGATGATAACGGTGCGCTGATTGTAACCGTTGACGCAGTAGGAGTGGTGCGTGCTTGGCGTAAGCTTCCCCGTGGCGTTTTCTTCACGGGAGAGTACAGAAAGTTTTTCCCCAAAAGCGTGGAATCAGAGGAGGTCACTAATGCAGGCCTTCACTTTGTCCTGCCGGACCCGGTAAACTCATGTATTTTATTCGTCTGCGTCACTCCGCATGCTGCTGATGATACTGGGAATATCAGTGTAAACGTCGAGGTATCTCGTGTGAATGGCCCACTCATGGCGCTCGAAGGGCGGTTTTCACTTCAGTTTAATGCCGCCCGTCGGTGCCACCCTTCTGCTACGCAACCGTGGAAAGAGTCATTCACCCCACGaccgtttttgtttcatcacGATTATCAACCGTACATTGCCTTCTTCGCGAAACGAGACGATGATACCAACGGTGTTGTCTTCATTCCGTGCGGGGTCGAGAAGTCGTCACGTCTCTGCGGCTCTGATTTCACAAAGGAAGGCCAGCCCATTCCTACTGTGGCGTTGAGTTGTGCAAATTTGATAGTCTGTTGCCAGCAGCATCTTCCGAGTGGATTGATTGTCCTTGTTGACGAGGAGGGAATCGTGGACTACGCGCGAATTGTTGAGCATCTGAACGATGAAGGAAGAACAATCCTTTCTCTCCGGGTTGTTGGGGGCTTCCCATCGCGCAGTGCAGCAGATCCACTGAAAGTCAGGCAATGGATCACATTCGAGAGACGACAAAAGACGGGTTTTTTTGCCTTGGTGCGTGAAGTCACATGTGCCGCGAAAACAGGGAAGGTGATCATACCACTTAGTGTTGATTTTTCACCAACCGGAAACTATTTCACGGTGTCTAGTGCTTCCCTGCGTCGGGGCGCTGTTTGCGTCCTCCTGCATCTCTTCGAGTTTGCTAGCGGAGTATGCCTTTGCAGCAGTGAAACGAGTGAAGTGCCTTGTCCTCAACTTGGTGAGCTGTGTACTCTACAAGAGGCGAAAAGCAACCTGCGAGGTTTCGTGTTTAATGCAGTTATCAAGGATAGTTTTAACTCCTCGCCCCGTGGCGTGTGGATTTTTGTCCCAGAAATAACTGTGGTGCCAGAGCCGTCCAGGGAATGTGTGGGTGGTCGACGTATTGCGACGTTTCGTGCAGCTCCTTCGGCGAAGGAAGCGGGGGCTCTGAAGTCAAGTTTCTACATCGAGAAACTTCCGTGTTCAATTGGAGAATCGGAAGTTGATGTTCGTGGTGACAGCATGCCCATGGGGATCATAAATTCCTTTTCGCAGATGGCCTGTGGAGAATTTAGATGTTTTGCTGCCCCCCTTAAGTTACTGAGGTTGTGTGTCCCCGCTAGTCAAGCTCTGAAGAACCTCGTCGCACAGTCTCCGGTTGGTTGTGCGCTTTCGAAGGAAGACATTAAGCGACTTTTTGAAGCGGCAAGCTGTGCAACGCCCTCGGCTGGCTTTACGGAGGAGCATAACTCTTATGCTGATGACCCGACGATTTGTACAACATCCCTGGGAGGAAATGCCCTTCTGCTGTACACAAAATACGAAATCTCCCTAACCGATTTCGTCATGCAAAGCGCTGTTGGCATTCCCAACACAGATAAAAATACAGAAGATGACACGGGAAACGAGAGGCAGCGCGCACTTCTCCTGTCTACGCTGCGTGCGAAACGGGATTTCGACTGTGATGATTTGCTGCAGTTGCAGTCCTCTCTCCAAGTTTTGGCTCCGagggatgaggaagaaagaacaacTTCGGAGGTGGAACATAGCAAAGCAAGCGAGAATAGCTGTGGATTTGACGGTGAAGTGGAGGAGCGGCGAGTTCAAAGTATTATCTCCGCCGCTTCAACTCGGGTTGTGTCGTGGACCGATATTTGTGTTGGTGCTACCATATCTGTCCGTACGTTCGGTACAATAACAGTACGCCTTATGCCTCAATTCGCCCCGAAAGCAGTAACCAATTTTTCCACACTGTCAAGGCGTGGGTTCTACAACACTCTCACCTTCCATCGAGTTGTACCGGGTTTCATGATACAGGGTGGGTGTCCACATGGTGATGGCACCGGGGGACTGAGCTCGTTCGGTGAGCCATTCGAGGACGAAGGCGTTGACGCAAtggatttcttttcttacccAAGGGTGCAGTGGCTGTGTATGGCAAACCGCGGACCGAATACAAACGAATCACAATTTTTTATCACTTTAGGTGAAGCTACACCGTGGCTAAACGGAAAACACACAGTTTTTGGGTTTGTCACCGCTGGAAAGTCAGTTGTGCTCTCCGTGTCGCAGGTGGAGAGGAACGGAGACGACAAACCAGTGATGCCTGTCGTTATTGATCAAGTTGCGGTATCTGAAGAAGGGTTATCGTTGGAATAG